The DNA region AGACTGAAGCCAAGGTTATGATTCGACCGAATAACAAAAGATCATTGGCTATACGTGATATATGAATTTACATTTTCAAGTAAACCAAATTTTTATGAAGTTCATATAATCTTCAAATATTGTTATGTTCACATTAATATAGTAAAATACCATATGCATGAATTTGTGAAACATATGAGAAGGAAGCACTAGATTCTAATAATAAGTTGTGGTCGAATGGACAAATCAAACTATATGAACTTATAAAAGGCAAGAAATCCTTGAAGAGACAATTAATTTTTGAGAGAGAAAGGTAAATAGAGCTCCACTTAAACTGCTCatatgataattattataataGTTATAAGAATATAAGGGTAGAATGAGAAACAAAAAATTAGAGTAATGCAGACTGTTAGAAATCATAAATCCTGCgacttgaattaaaaaaaaaatcgagtATATCAAAAAGACTACTCATAGTGGCTACTTTGGTATTTGTGCATCTTCATGGTTTGTTTTCTCcaagaaaatagagaagaagTGGAACGCTTTGGGTTTAGGTGAAGTTAGTTACAAAACCATGAGGAACACACGACTAAACAATCTAAATGGCATCTGTCGAGGAAACCTCCAATTCCATGAACCAGTTGCTCGAGTACTCTAATTTCAGATGGAATACTTTGTTACAGGACATTTACATTTGCCGATTCTAACAGACAAATACCACGGAAGCAGTCCCAACAACGCCAGGATAAGCAACAATTTTGAGGGATTGTAGTGAtgaaaaaaacaacaacaacaattttTGTTCCAAATTCTTCATACCCAGAATGACGAGGCAATAGGAAAGACCATAAACATCAAAAACCACAAGGAGAAAGGAGTACCTGACGAGCCAATTTTCGGTAGGCGGCCTTGATCTCCTTGATGCCGGCAGACTTGGGCACTCCAAGTGTGGAGTAGTAGTCGGAGGAGGCGATGACGAATCTGGAGAATCCATCGGCGGCGCGACGCCAGCGGGGCTTCTTGCGGCGGGGAGGGCGGAAGGAGAGGGAGCGGAAGTGAGCGGTGCGGCAGGCGCCGACGGAGGAAGGAGAGGAGGGGGAGGAGGTGGGTCTGGAGGGAGCGACGAGGAAGGAGGCGGAAGAGAGAGCGAGCGCCATTGGAGCTTAGCGGTGGTTGGATTTGCGATTCTACTGCGAGTCCATTGGAAGATCGATTTCCTTAGTTCGCTTGCGGCTTTGTATGGACCAGAACGTGGAAGAGGCGGACAATattatttggtaaaaaaaatcaaaaggacccttttattttcatttcacTAAAAAGACCATTTATTTTGTTTAAATATAAAAGGtacattatatttttaaaaaatacttttatttcaatattattacAGACAACTTTAATTGAAATAACTCTAACTGATTTGATTCAGTTTGATTTAaataaaaagttattttttattttaatttaggattaaaaatgggaagaatatttttgaaattgtgtcctttgaaaaaaaataaaattacgatgcactttttaataaaaaaatttatcggACATGTTGCAATTATACTAAATTTAAGGGGCAAATTGACATACCATTAATATTCGGGGCTAAATTTAAGTTTTCCACTGCAGCAGTGGAAAGCCTCTTCTCCGCCATCCCATTTCGTTACCCTTCCACCGCCTCCGCCGGAACTCGGAGTGGTGCCGCTGCTCGCGATTCCGATCGGCGAAGAAATCTATGGAGGGAGTTGCGAAACGCTCCGGCGTGAAATCTCCAGCCATGTCCGTGGAGCAATTCGTCTCCCTCACGTCCCCTCTGATCGACTTGGAAAAGGTCCTCTCCTTTAGATAATGAACTTGTTATTCTATATCCATGATGTCCCGCTGTTACCCTAAGTTCTATATGTTTCGGGTGTTGCTACAAATTTTACGGTTGTTAAATTTGTTCCATTTATACTACATTTCTCTGCTAAGATTTTGATGGCGAATCGTTCAGACCGTTTGTATCATGATTTTTAGGAGGCTGAAATAGCGGCATCTATTGGTTCTTCTTCATCGAAAGGCTTGGATGTTGCTCAAAAGAGAGGCTATGCTCTTCTTAATCTTAAGTGCACAGATGCTCAAGTCCgcatttttttccttttgttacATAAAAATACAGTTCTGTTCTTATCGTAATGCATTCTTACTTTTGTATGCACTTTTCCAGACAGGTTTGATGGGAAAAGCACTTCTGGAGTTCCAATCAAATAAGGGGGACCTTCTTCCTGCACACAAGGTTTTGTTATTGTTATCATTATAAGTTATAATCATACAAGTAAATGAAGAAGATGTTTCTTTTTTGTTGTTTGAGGTTTTTGTAAAGttttctattttgaaaatttcacaATGATAAAAAAGTCTTAGCTTAATATGGGGATCTCAATGCTTTCGGGTTCAGGGTTACTCtcaatcttcttctttttttttgtacaaAGATGTAAAATCTGGTGGTATAACATAATTTTCCCTCCGGAACCGACACTGGATTTATCAACTTCTGTTAAAATGGTTGAGCAAACTCAATCGGTTTAACTTAATTTTGCTCTAAGTGTTCTCAAGTTTGTTTCTTAATTGAGATTTTGGGTACAGTTCTCGAATCACGATGTGGTTATTCTCAAACCAAATAAGGCTGATTCTGGTTCTCCTTTACTTGGACAAGGTGTAGTGTATCGCCTCAAGGTATTTGTAGTACGAATACATAATTCTTGAAGGATTCCCTTCTCATATTTTGCCTTTGAGAACTGATTTTATCTCTTGTGATGTTTGGAAACAAGGACTCTTCGATCATTGTTGCTTTCGATGACATTCCCGAAGATGGATTAAATGGCTCTCTGCGTCTTGAGAAGGTTGCAAATGAGGTATGTGATTGACAACATATCATATTGTCAAGGGCTTATGCAGCTTCTGTAAGCTCATGGTTTGTTAAATAGTTCTGTTCTCTTTTCTCAACTAGATCCCGGCTAACACCTGACAAGGTTTCAGTAAATTCTGTAATGCTCAGAAAAATCAGCCAGCTCTTTCAGCTAAGAGTTTGTGATACCCTAACCATCTTTAAATGTTATATGAACTTGCAACCAAAACCATAAGCACatcattaattgaattaaaatcaATACCAGTTGGTCAATGTTGTATGGTCTATATGATTATATAAATTTATCTTGTAgccatttattttttccttttgtaaccatatTTTTTATCCTTATTCTTTGAATTGATTATTGCCAATTTGGAGCAATTAGGTGTACCCCAATAAATGATAAGCTGAGAGAAAATAGGTTAAGAAGTGGATATGTTGAAGAAGATCAACAGAGTGTATAGTTAAACTAGGTGAATATATTAAGACTTTTACAGGTGTCATGAGGGAGACGAATGAGGAATCTAATTTACATAAATTCATGTAGCCCACTAAAATCATTGGGACTTACATCACTGGTtgttttttttatacttttttccttgttttcctCTCTCTAAATTACATCATGAATGTTTGAGATGGATCATTCAGTGTCTATTTCTTTCACTGGTGCAGCTGCCTTTGTTTTATGGTTGCATTTTAAATTGCTCTTCTTTAGCAATTTTTGCAAGGGTATCGATTATCTTATTAGACTTCCAAAAGACTACATAGTTATTTTATTGTTGATTTATCTGAACTTGAGTGGATTCTGTAATATTGTAGGTGACATATAGAAGTATGAAGGATGCATTGATTAAACTCAGCAAGGGCACACAAAAAGGGCCAGCTGCTGACCTGATTCCTGTATTATTTGGGGAAAAACCACCTGTTGTTTCTAAGAAAGTCAGTCAATTCAGTCCATTTAACAAGAATCTTGATCATTCACAGGTAGTTGCTTTTCTTATCGATGTTTGTTATTTTTTCATGTTTTGATTCtacttttttttctttgttttactAGAAGGTTAAGGAAATATATCGGGGTATTTAGTAGATTGTTTCATATATGTCTAACGATTATAGAACGATCTCATATAGCCCCCTTGGTTTTAAGATCCTGTTGTTCTAATACATGGTCAGGTTTATATGATAAACTGAAAGTTTGAAACGGAGTATTGTACATTATATGAATGGAAAAAGTCAAAACGAAGGATGCTTGATGCTTGTGCATACTACACCAACAAAGCTCATTCATATTATAAAAAGAATATAAGAAAAAGATCTATATTACGCAAATAATCTCTCCATAAATATCTTGTTAGCCATTCCCAATCAAAACAAAGGATTCTTAATTATCTAGGTATGTTTGATCTTTGTCATAAAAATTTTGGGGCATGGATACTAGTTGGGCTAGCATATACTTGCACCAGTATCTATATGTGACACAAGCATCACCTTTTTTCTAGGATGGAACGAATCAACCAAGCATCTCTTTGAAACTACCTTGCTTATGTCAGCTTTCATACTTAAGATTGGACTTAATATGATACAGGAGATTAGATATTTGGATCCAGCAGTTCTTACACTTCATTTTGAGATCTAAATTGTTGTTTCTACCTAAAGAAGAATCACTTGTTCTCTATGAAGAGCAATAATCAAAAAGTGAAGATCTATGCCTATTAGTGAATGGTTTCCATTTTGCTTTGGTATTACATACCATTTTATTGTGATGACCTTAGATCATCCCATACTGGTTAATCTATTCCAAATCCCTCAGTGGACTAACAGTCCTAAGGGATCTTATGGGACAACTGTCCTATGCTATTATTTTACCAATATGTTTTTCTGTGTGCTTCTTTTGATAAATAATTTTCTCAACTGATTAATCTAATCTATTTTATCATAGAGGGATGCTGTCTTGAAGTCTCTTTCATGTAGGGATGTATTTTTGCTTCATGGTCCTCCAGGAACGGGGAAGACAACAACTGTGATTGAAATTATATTGCAAGGAGTCAAACAGGGAGCTAAGGTTCTTGCATGTGCTGCTTCCAATATAGCTGTTGATAACATGGTTGAACGTCTGTTTCCATTCAGGTGCATTTAGATTGTAGACTTTCTCGCCGTTTACTTAACCTACAATTACTTAACAGCCTAAAAATCCATCTTTCAGTTTGAATATTTACATGCGTGTCACTCTTTTACAAGTTTCTTATTATTATTCTAGTTGTTTGTTTTGCTAATGCCAACCCCTTATGGTCATTTTGAACTCATCATGTCTTTCTCTCAGCAGCTATCACCTTGTTACTACTACTGGTCAATCTGGAAAACTGATCTTGGTCTTGAACAATTGTTTATTCTTCCAAAAGTGAAtcctaagtcaaaattaatttaggGCGTATATAATGCTGCCTGAACATCAttcaattttattatttgttAGATACTAGGTCGTGCAGATTTGTAATATTGATAATATGGTAATCTTGCTGTTGCACAGATTGATCATGATACCACAACAAATTGAGCTACGACATACCAGTTTAGTCCCACATGGTTAGTAGATTAATGAGGAGGTTGATACGGCTTAGACAAGGGAACTATGATTAACTTGTGCTTAAGCATTTTGAGTTTGTAGTTGAGTCTAGCAAGTAGATTTGCTAACAGTGGCATATTCTTGCATAGTGTTAGCTGGAGGGACAAGATTCACCTTTGTTGAATAAAGGATTTAGGATATATAAAGCATTCACTTCTGGGAATCATTTATCCATTTAGTTTAACTgttcctttagttttcttttagtaATGCTAAAGTTACATTTGCTATGTTGACTCTTAATTCTTAATGTATGCACTTTAGTGCTAGAAATCTGTTTTGACtattcaaaattttgatttagcaTAGTTAAAGCTTTTTATCAATTAGCATATTTCCATCTACATTTACAATCCATGTTCATAAGTTTTAGATACTATATTATGCTAGTTGCTAAGGCCAAATGCATTCCTTGATCTTTTAATTTTGACTTGATGTTGTCATAGCACAATGTCATCTACAAATCATATATGCACCTTAATAGATATATGTTTTTCTTGTACAATgtaataatgatttaaagtttATGTTGGTGAACCCTCATTCTTGAGAAAGGTGATCTGTatcaaacaaaatgcaaaatcTTATTTTATTTCTTACTTACAAACACATCATTCTAGAAATTTATGTACTATCTTTGCCTTTTGTTTTCATGGCTTATAGTTAGTTTAATATTAACCATGCTTTTCTAGGGTAAAGTTAGTGAGGTTGGGACATCCTGCACGTTTGTTACCTCAAGTGTTGGACAGTGCACTTGATGCTCAGGTATTGAACCTTATCCTGTCTCTGTACAGTGTTTTTTCCTACTACCACGAAAAGCTATTTGgcaattttttaatgaatttgtTGACAATTGATAAAAATATGTATTGTCATATTAAATTGGCAGTTAATGTTCAGTTGAGTTCTTTAAATGGAAGGCGCGTTAATCTACAGAGTTAAAAATACACTGTTAATAGTGCTTATGTATTGCAAACTTTGAAAGCAAGATAGAAGCTTTGAATCAAAGTTACTTATTAATGTATGATGAATCTCCACCTCAAACCTCTACCAACTGGTCTTTCTACTTCTGTAATTTTCTTACCAGTCTCATCTGTGTTATTACCACCCTGTCACTTCTCTCTTCTCTATTTTCCTCCCTTTGACACATCCTATGAGACAATTATCTAGGTCGATTACATAGCCGAGTAATTCATCAATCATATGCATCTCCAAGTAATCTCCCTTCTAAAGAACCAACTCCAATGTCAAAGAAAGTCAAAGAAATAATCATGGTGGAAGTATATAATGAAAAAGAACCAACTCCAATTCTGTGGTTTGGTTGAGTCGAGAAGAAAGTTGTAGAGTTGCACTCTTGGGGAATTGGTTGGCAAGTGGCACTAAGCTGGTTTATAAACTAAGTCATTTCTGCAACTGCTTTCTAATCCATTGGAAACCTGAACCATATTCTCAAAATTTTGAGAGGATTTTGGGAAGTGTTATTGATTAGAACATTGATTGAGCTAGGAGTGTGCTTTTGTGCTAACATTGTAAAGGACACCAGATGTTTTGATTTTGAActattctgtttatttttttatatgagAAGTTCCATTCAAGAATGGTTTCAACTTTCAATTTTGTTAATATGAATACAATGctattccatttcagtcaataaGCAATTTGTTTAAACATCTGAAACATTTGATATGTTACGGTTGCAGAGAATCTGTACTAAGTGATAAATATTTAGAATCATTGCTATGAAACCTGAACGATATGATAGCTTCAAAATATGGTCTATGATCTAATTCTTCAACTACTACAGGAAACAAAATTCCATGCATGAGATTTTATGTCAAATCTCTTTGGGGTTTTTGGTTACTATGGTGTTGTACAACCACCATAGTAGTTTCTGAATTCTTCTTCTCTGGGGTTTTGGCCTATTGTAGACTTAGGTTTATATTTGCTTTCTGATAGACTTCTAGCTCTATGGAGTTATTAGAGCATGAaaagtttggttttgtgttgatatCTTGGAGTTGCTTCAGCCACTCCCTGTGTTTAAATGATTTTAACGTTTGCTTTCTCCCATATTCTTTTTTACTGTATTTCAACAGTGAAATTTTGTTGTGGTCAACTGTCCTGAATTGTAACATGTATACGATACAAGGTCATGCTATTGTTCAGTTTTACTAATTAATACTAATTgtttaaaaaactctttaaagGGCTTTAACTTTACGAGTCTCTTCATTTGTGTTCAAAATAAAACTACTTCTCATTATATAACTtctaattcctaatttaattgcTCCTTATGACTAGGTTTTGCAAGGTGATAATAGTGCACTGGCAAAGGATATTCGTAAGGAAATGAAGGTATGCAAACCTTTGACAACTCTCTGCTCCATGATTTTGATGATCAGTTGTGGGATTATAAGTTATGTACCTTGTGTTATTGTTAAAGTATAAAACTATAAACTTTGTGTTGtatcaattaaaaaatatggatcaGTTATTATTCAGttatagttttgtttttttttgaggTAATCCATGGCGTTTATTGCATGTTGTCCATTTTATATGCTTTTTAACCTTTTCAGGTCTTGAGTGGGAAGCTGTTAAAAGCAAAAGATAGGAACACCAAAAGGGACATTAAGAAAGAGCTGAGAACACTTGccaaagaagagaggaagagacagCAGTTGGCAGTCTCAGATGTTATAAAAAATGCAGATGTAGTTTTGACAACTTTGACTGGTTCATTTTCTCGCAAACTGGAGAGTATTACATTTGACTTGGTTATAATTGATGAAGCCGCTCAGGCACTTGAAGTAGCGTGTTGGATACCATTGCTAAAGGTATTTACTAATCTCAGGTTTTGGAGAAAGTGGAATGTGGGTAATCATCACAAATGGCATCAACAAGAACTTTTACTCAATATAATATCATGAATGTGACCATTATATAGCTAGTCAACCACAGAATTAATCCCGAAGTTTGTGAGCACTGGTAACTGAACTACCAAAGCATGAACCGCAACTTTGACTGGTTCATTTTCTCGCAAACTGGAGAGTATTACATTTGACTTGGTTATAATTGACGAAGCCGCTCAGGCACTCGAAGTAGCGTGTTGGGTTAAAGGTATTTACTAATCTCAGGTTTTGGAGAAAGTGGAATGTGGGTAATCATCACAAATGGCATCAACAAGAACTTTTACTCAATATAATATCATGAATATGACCATTATATAGCTAGTCAACCACAGAATTAATCCCGAAATTTGTGAGCACTGGTAATTGAACTACCAAAGCATGAACCTTTGCCTAATTCGTTCTCATGTTTCAGAACTCTGAAGTTAATCTATAATATACAAATTTATTTTTCTGCTAAAAATTTATGAAGCATTCAAAAGTAGTTCTTTTGGTATCACGTACTTGTTGGTGCTGAAAACTTCGAGAGTAAgttatcttcttttttttatgAGAAAAACAAGAATTTGGCTAAGAAAAATTGTGAATGGTTCTTAGAACATCATGACTGTGGAAAGTTTGTGGACTGGGAAACCTAGTTGGGAAGTAAGATGATATCAATAATGGCTAGAAGACTGGTATACTCTGGGATTGCCACAACCCAACCAAAATGCGGGGAAAGGAAGAACCAAAGAAGAGTAAAATAGaaacaataaaaggaaaattcatgtccttgtgatttaattaaatttctgAGAGGTGAAATGTAGGGATTAAGAGGTTTGGAATGTTTGGATATCCTTTTTTTGCAAAATGGCTTTGTATTCTAGAATCTGGGAAAGAATTCTATTTTTGGATACTTGGATGGATTACACTTTAGAGAAGACTATAACTGCCACGATGATCTTAGTTTTAACTTGTCTTTGCAGGGGCCGAGGTGTGTGCTTGCAGGGGACCATCTCCAGCTTCCTCCGACAATCCAGAGTGTGGAAGCTGAAAAGAAGGGTTTAGGTAAAACACTCTTTGAACGTTTAGCAGGCTTGTATGGAGATGAAGTCATGTCCATGCTCACTGTACAATACCGAATGCATGAGCTTATTATGAGTTGGTCATCCAAAGAATTCTACAATAGTAAGGTATTCACTCCTTGTGATTTTTTTGTTGTATAGAATAACTAGTGATCTTCGAACTTGTTGCATCAGGTAGAAGCCCATTCTAGTGTAGCTGGTCATCTGCTGTATGATCTCGAGGGTGTAAAGAGATCATCAGCAGCATCACCGACCCTTCTTCTCATAGATACAACAGGGCAAGTGTTATTGTGcacaatataatttttatattttcgcAACTGCTAACTGGTGATAACTGACATACTCTCAAGTTAAGTTTTGGAAAAAACATGTTTTCCCTTGTCGGGATCTGCTTTTAAAATCACATTATTTTTATCTGATTGATCTGCACATTTGAGGTCTATCAGCTCATCTGATCTTCATATTGAATTTGTGATGTTCTTTCATATAGGTGTGACATGGACGAGAAGAAAGACGAAGAAGAGAGTACTATGAACGAGGGAGAGGCTGCGGTAACTATAGCCCATGCAAAGCAGCTTATTGAATCTGGAGTTCAAGCATCTGATATTGGAATAATTACTCCATATGCTGCACAGGTTTCACTCTTTTCATCAGCATGAATCGATCATATCTTTTCAATGATTTGTCGTTTGAATTTATTGTTAACACCGTGTTATGGAAGTGATTCCTTGGCATCTCTCATTCTTGATGTTTCGATTATCTTGATCTTGCGTGCAAGTTCTAAAGTATAGTTTCATGCTCAAGTTTTGGCTCACTTTAATGCTTGTTGAGATTGATTCATAAACTTTTAATCCAATAATTCTCTTCTACTTAGCTCATTTATATTCAAATATAAACCAGTAACAACTACAAAgtcaatcaattaaaattttaaattaacaaattattgaaatgaatttcaacAACTTGCAGATATAGTGTCACTAATGGTTGACATCCGAAAATATTTTGGCCGTGTTGATACTTGAAAACGCGCTTGTATATTTTCCTACTTGTTCATATCCTATGCTTTGGGCATGATGATACTTGTTTTATTTTGCTCCTTCCTAGCGTGATTGCCTTGATCTTGACACTTGCAGCAATTCGAGTTAACAATGTGTGTCGATTAAATGCTTATATACAGGTGACTTATCTTAAGATGCTGAGGAGCAAAGAAAACATATTAAAGGATGTAGAAATTTCAACCGTTGACGGGTTTCAAGGCCGAGAAAAGGAGGCCATTGTCATATCTATGGTCCGGTCAAATTCAAAAAAAGAGGTAAGCTTTCAGAAGCCAAATATAGCCATATAACTTTTCGGTCCTCAAGGCTCATTCCATTTCCATCACTTGTCGAAAATTATCGTGTCGAGCTGTTGCACTACCATTAATGCCCCCTCTTTTCTGTTTTCCATCGTTCATAGGTTGGGTTTCTGAGCGACCACAGGCGAATGAACGTGGCTGTGACTCGCGCTAGAAGGCAATGTTGTCTGGTATGTGATACAGAGACTGTTAGTCACAACACATTCTTGAAGCGCCTGATCGAGTACTTTGAAGAACACGGCGAGTATCTAAGTGCATCCGAATACGACATGAATTGAAGGTTTCGGTTCGATGCTCTGTATTCAGATTCGACTTCAACTACTTCTTCCACTATATTCTTTAATTGTGGTGGCAAAGCCAAAAGAAAATCTATGATCTCAAGCCACACTCTCTGACCTAGCACTGCTTGAATTTACATTCTCTTAGAGACATTCATGAAATTCATAGTTGTATTTATCTTCATAAGCTTTGTCTTGCAATTTCAAAAATTTCTTTTGTCGCCACATTTTATCTttgaaatttcaaaattgtttcaaGTATTTCATGTCGTATTTCACTAAGCGAGGTGACTCGCTTGATAGCTCAACAATTTACAAAGATAAATGGGAAGAAGAGTCGAGAGGAAGATGGTATAAGAATGAATATGATGGAGAAAAGCTCAACTAacatgtatttattttttaaaatgctaaaaacataatttaatttatttttaaataaaaaaactcaAATATTTAGTGTGAGACACATGTTATTCTCTGGTCGTTATTCGTTGCGTCTTACCTGCAGCGACGTGATTGGCTGGGTCCAAAAGATATTTGAATTTGCCGTGTTATTATATTTATCCCATTGTCACTGACTGCTCCTGTGCTCCATCGATCGGTCGATGGAAGCTGCTCCAATCCTCCTTCCTCTCCCTCGCTCTCGCCCTCTTCTTCCTCAAGCGGGGCCGATCTCGCTCGCCCTCGCTAGAACAAGCGGCAGCAGTCGCCTTCACGGTCGCACCTGCGGCCGCCGCCTAACTGCGGGGATCGATGCCGTCCTCGTCGACGGAGCCGCCTCCGCCGATCTGGCCCCTGTTCAGATCACCTGGCAGATCGCCGTCGGCGCACTAGGTATTGCCCATTCCTCTCTCCGTATCTGTATTCATATTCCCCCTGCGTTAGCTAAACGTATGATTTGTTTTTCCCACTCTCAGCTGGAATCACGCCCTTTGTGGTCGCGGGGATTGAGTTCAGCAAGAGGATAGTGAGTTTGATACTTCCTATCTATGCTTATTTTACATGTCAAACTTATTTGATGAGCGTGACGTCTGATAACCTACAAATTTTAACATTATTCGATCACAAATCAATTAGAACACATTCGAAACAGGAATTAGCATGATGATTGATGTTGGTTTTGTTGGCCCGTAATTGGAAGTGGAATATCATGAGAATCTCCAAACCTGAAGGTCACATTCCTTTGTAGGGTTAGTCTGATTGTGTTGTGTCGCGCGGTCCATTCTGATATTGCTAGCTTTACTCTGATGCGCAAGTTAAAGAAGGGGTCCGAGCCTGTGTGTTTGATCGAGTTGACAGAGAAGTTATATGTTTAAAGCATACTAATTTCTCAGTAAATTACATTTAAAGCTTTGGCAATACAGATTGATTTACCAACAAGAATAGAAGTCTTATAGCCATTTTGGATATGACTATATAAGTATTTTTAGCATATGATTAGGTTGGCAATTTGTGAAGAATCTAATAGATAAGGAATAAGTTTTTCTTGTTCATGTAttgcaataaagaaagaataacTATTCTCTTGTTTGTTGGGAGGAATAGTATAAAGAGTATAAAAGAAATAATTTGCGtagcaaaaaaaatttatttaactctACTTGCATATCCCAATTTGTCTATCTATAGAGGCAGAGGAGATCCTTTGGACCACTTTTGTGGTCCAAAGGATCCTCCCTTTACATGTATTGGTGGGGATAGATGATCCCCACCTATTTTATAAGTGGAGGCCATCCATCCCACCAATGAATGCATTGGTGGGGATAATGGTCCAGAGGATCCCGCCTCCTATAGAGGTGCTAGTCACATAAACTCTTTAAGGTTGAGCTATGAACTACCAAATGACTAGTCTTGTTTTGGGgcagtataataacaaaaatttGTAATATGGTGCTAGGAATCTTATGCCAATAAGATGAACTTAAGCATTTTTATTTAGAATACTTATACTTCAATTTTTGTTGCTTTATGTAGAGAAAATACTTATAGTGTGCTGGTAGCATGGGCGATTGTATTTTACTTATCAACCTGCTCATGCCTCTCGATACACACGGTATTCAAGGTTGCTAGCTCGTGAGGATTCCCCGAGCAAACATTACTCCTTCCTCAAGGCTTCCATGAGCTAGTGTTCTATGGAGGCTTTCAGAAGGATCCACGAGGCTTCCCTGAGCTGGAGGCCATCGGTGAGGTCTTCTATGAGCTAGCTCAGTTCTACTAAAGT from Zingiber officinale cultivar Zhangliang chromosome 4B, Zo_v1.1, whole genome shotgun sequence includes:
- the LOC121976322 gene encoding DNA-binding protein SMUBP-2-like, whose amino-acid sequence is MEGVAKRSGVKSPAMSVEQFVSLTSPLIDLEKEAEIAASIGSSSSKGLDVAQKRGYALLNLKCTDAQTGLMGKALLEFQSNKGDLLPAHKFSNHDVVILKPNKADSGSPLLGQGVVYRLKDSSIIVAFDDIPEDGLNGSLRLEKVANEVTYRSMKDALIKLSKGTQKGPAADLIPVLFGEKPPVVSKKVSQFSPFNKNLDHSQRDAVLKSLSCRDVFLLHGPPGTGKTTTVIEIILQGVKQGAKVLACAASNIAVDNMVERLFPFRVKLVRLGHPARLLPQVLDSALDAQVLQGDNSALAKDIRKEMKVLSGKLLKAKDRNTKRDIKKELRTLAKEERKRQQLAVSDVIKNADVVLTTLTGSFSRKLESITFDLVIIDEAAQALEVACWIPLLKGPRCVLAGDHLQLPPTIQSVEAEKKGLGKTLFERLAGLYGDEVMSMLTVQYRMHELIMSWSSKEFYNSKVEAHSSVAGHLLYDLEGVKRSSAASPTLLLIDTTGCDMDEKKDEEESTMNEGEAAVTIAHAKQLIESGVQASDIGIITPYAAQVTYLKMLRSKENILKDVEISTVDGFQGREKEAIVISMVRSNSKKEVGFLSDHRRMNVAVTRARRQCCLVCDTETVSHNTFLKRLIEYFEEHGEYLSASEYDMN
- the LOC121976324 gene encoding uncharacterized protein LOC121976324; its protein translation is MEAAPILLPLPRSRPLLPQAGPISLALARTSGSSRLHGRTCGRRLTAGIDAVLVDGAASADLAPVQITWQIAVGALAGITPFVVAGIEFSKRIIAQRKCGVCGGSGLILLKDKSYARCPGCGGFLPWQSWKRFFTG